A genomic region of Branchiostoma lanceolatum isolate klBraLanc5 chromosome 4, klBraLanc5.hap2, whole genome shotgun sequence contains the following coding sequences:
- the LOC136432888 gene encoding mitogen-activated protein kinase-binding protein 1-like isoform X3 — protein MERRNKLTRSPSMKRRSKPTPLSDRVTLERVLGLTLTNNCGLASSPVTGVIAYPAGCVVVLFNTKKNKQSHIFNTSRKTISALAFSKDGKYVITGESGHQPGVRVWDVEEKTQVAEFQGHKFGVSCVAFSSNMKYVVSVGYQHDMLVNVWNWRTSTLVASNKVSSKVKSMSFSEDSSYFVTVGNRHVKFWYLDESKASKNLGTVPLLGRSGILGEQRNNFFCDVACGRGMMKASTYCITRSGLLCEFNERRLLDKWVELRTTCANCISVSENHIACGCADGVVRLFDPKTLHYICTLPKPHYLGLDVAASVDPSQFITKNDNAKYPSTIAVKYDEQNNKVTCIYDDHSLYVWDVKDEKKIGKAWSFLYHSSCVWGVETYPNVPEGFKAALPAGSFITCGSDDTIRIWNLDSTLHTDTVLKRNIYSNELLKVIYIDESYQNIRDVDYNPAGSNDKTDDSYGGKNGVRCVKVSPDGQHLASGDRCGNIRVHELQFMDQLKYLEAHDGEVLCLEYANPDQTGLNLLASSSRDRLIHIFQADRNYSLLQTLDDHSAAITAVKFTDHNGQLQMLSCGADKALMFRSLQQGPTNTNTDMQFIRNHYILGKCTFYDMDVDITKKYVATACQDRNVRIFNTNSGKLKKGYKGSLGDDGTLIKVQLDPSGMYAVTSCSDKNLSIYDFYSGECVATMFGHSELVTGVKFTPDLKRLISTSGDGCIFVWKLSPVFTQTMKDRLAELGQQLPTEVPKIKIRRDTFAVTDSPCRRETYAVLPTHGPPLVPSANGHSSPPDLNITAPLLQHDLGLTESDFAPARPSLFQKSPEPQLKAEAANVGPEFDYRFSVLPSWAKKQGVEEEVSKSAPDTYSSPSQPRGRWAQRVDDGGIRVKSQLDAETTISLSLSDALERRRLTVEPDAMRDTLLGIAAERGTTGDLLESVQEELSFSLGMSLDQFEKELQSKTPAKQLLSQVGANRNSEPFERPTRLTLNFDRQTSTEVGLHIEDIEGDAEAGEDTGNIIYPAPSQDLIITPDSPFLVKEYFPMSMKKKRLGGETPRKEPEDTGADTGESQEEGDGTKPLSKHKLARHSGSNDPDSLEEDGEGDDEEEEEEEDGGGDSLENSEAEEDRISRSLTPSSSSEKPDSETSPQTPEKERFLKHNYENMDVSAALGSEIFGRSLDELKPPAVAEADHFLNPRLSISARFLSRSQQGTSLKRFLPMASVTESGKDLNPVAMTSTANDENLQKKKEEMAMAVDQTRKRLEAMGYKLERASSTDSINSEPTRDLAFPVKDSQSKPVALESRSHSESSGSVSTSRSTTPSSTASGAGTASKASSGVDVPLDIPEKLPSSPPSPPTPSADKENQAFPDTKGGAKSVAKATAQKPVTKSMSMSDLSQKSKSDNKVEACNSPGPHSMTLRARVSQSQPGSPSKPRTLPLPPAKSEPNLADPKDTKKPTKERRRSSLTKDKASRRSSGSAIAAKARGRSRKSEPLSPAVSHPNLATEQGTDKVTKPVRGSAVRRNSVGSCVSRKTSEKAESAKAPSVNVVPPSPTRKSSDVEAVSSDPAEADRRAMPPPPAGFVSASRAKTEVKKPQHAEPKIKSKSDPRQKSSLKEKAAKRKVVNGAVSPPVNKMATQPKPKQSELVAVTPPGSLQRTPVETLQPVSSDQGPTLAVSSDIDEIPERDTSQPHTSHSDSEILEAYDVRASEGPEWLDAWKKCKKTDTPTQSLALDTQPPVVASCITLTSPSRTVKPSPPMPLDITDIIQINLPPAGREQDGPAAVQGDGTTEQGDEGHGDGKDVRVQVTQELQARQKEPIVGLTNTAQQTKVQEHAFLPVKQSAKASAEVPQHGVMEQTEQPEKDSPVSLEVCSQVVEDLRRTFQKAASLHARALHSEVQHKDEVLSMLSATFSSIQNQVTAMNKQSASTSSHSFSPASVQSLSQSISRTRQGSASNVLEEDDTDTSCALSLLERYSEMMVSMVQQKLTHNGVQLSQHTNKPSGT, from the exons GTTAAGTCCATGTCATTCTCGGAGGACAGCAGCTATTTTGTCACCGTTGGTAACCGACATGTCAAGTTCTGGTATCTGGATGAATCTAAAGCTTCAAAG AATTTAGGAACAGTGCCATTGCTTGGTCGATCAGGCATCCTGGGAGAACAGAGGAACAACTTCTTCTGTGATGTTGCCTGTGGGCGGGGCATGATGAAGGCCAGTACCTACTGTATCACCAGGTCAGGTCTGCTCTGTGAGTTCAATGAGAGACGCCTTCTGGACAAGTGGGTAGAACTCAGG ACAACTTGTGCCAACTGTATCTCTGTATCAGAGAACCACATCGCCTGTGGGTGTGCTGATGGGGTGGTGAGGCTGTTTGACCCCAAAACCCTGCACTATATCTGCACCCTTCCCAAACCCCACTACCTGGGGCTAGATGTTGCTGCTAGTGTTGATCCAAG TCAATTCATCACAAAGAATGACAATGCAAAGTACCCAAGCACAATTGCTGTCAAGTATGATGAACAAAATAATAAG GTGACTTGTATATATGACGACCACAGCCTGTATGTGTGGGATGTGAAAGATGAGAAGAAGATTGGCAAGGCCTGGTCCTTCCTGTACCACAGCTCCTGTGTGTGGGGAGTAGAG ACTTATCCAAATGTCCCAGAAGGGTTCAAGGCAGCCCTTCCAGCTGGTTCCTTCATCACTTGTGGTTCAGACGACACTATCCGGATCTGGAACCTGGACTCCACACTCCACACAGACACTGTTCTCAAGAGGAACATCTACAGTAAT GAGCTGTTGAAAGTTATCTATATAGATGAAAGTTACCAGAATATCCGAGATGTGGATTATAACCCAG CTGGGAGCAATGACAAGACAGACGACAGCTATGGAGGGAAGAACGGTGTCCGTTGTGTGAAGGTGAGTCCTGATGGCCAGCACCTGGCTTCAGGAGATCGCTGTGGGAACATCCGTGTCCACGAGCTGCAGTTCATGGACCAGCTGAAGTACCTGGAGGCACACGACGGAGAGGTCCTGTGTCTGGAGTACGCCAACCCAGATCAGACAG GTCTGAATCTTCTTGCCTCCTCCAGCCGTGACAGACTCATTCACATCTTCCAAGCCGACAGGAATTATTCACTGCTGCAGACACTGGACGATCACTCAGCAGCCATTACAGCAGTCAAATTTACAG aTCACAATGGCCAGCTGCAGATGCTGAGTTGTGGGGCTGACAAGGCACTCATGTTCCGCTCACTACAACAG GGGCCAACCAATACCAACACCGACATGCAGTTCATCAGGAACCACTACATTCTGGGCAAGTGCACATTCTATGACATGGATGTGGACATCACCAAGAAGTATGTGGCTACTGCCTGTCAGGATAGAAATGTCAG AATTTTCAACACTAACAGCGGGAAGCTAAAGAAGGGTTACAAAGGCTCATTAGGAGATGATGGCACATTGATAAAG GTGCAACTGGACCCATCAGGAATGTATGCAGTCACCAGCTGTTCTGACAAAAACCTGAGCATCTATGACTTCTACTCAGGAGAATGTGTGGCCACCATGTTTGGACACTCAG AGCTGGTAACAGGTGTCAAGTTTACACCTGATCTGAAGAGATTAATATCCACATCGGGAGACGG CTGCATTTTTGTGTGGAAGCTGTCCCCAGTCTTCACACAGACCATGAAGGATCGGCTGGCAGAGTTGGGACAGCAGCTGCCGACAGAAGTTCCCAAGATTAAAATCAG AAGAGACACCTTTGCAGTGACAGACAGCCCATGCAGAAGAGAGACGTATGCTGTACTCCCAACTCATGGTCCACCTTTAGTACCATCTGCCAATGGACACTCTAGTCCTCCTGACCTTAACATCACAGCCCCACTCCTTCAGCATGACCTCGGGCTGACGGAGTCAGACTTTGCTCCTGCCCGACCTTCGCTCTTTCAGAAGTCACCAGAGCCTCAATTAAAAGCAG AGGCAGCCAATGTTGGCCCAGAGTTTGACTACCGCTTTAGTGTGCTTCCATCCTGGGCCAAAAAACAG gGGGTGGAAGAAGAAGTGAGTAAGAGTGCACCAGATACATATAGCAGTCCATCCCAGCCCCGCGGGCGCTGGGCACAACGTGTGGATGATGGAGGCATCAGGGTCAAGTCACAGTTGGATGCAGAGACcaccatctctctctctctgtctgatgcACTGG AGCGGCGACGCCTGACTGTGGAGCCTGACGCCATGCGGGACACCCTTCTCGGCATTGCTGCTGAAAGAGGAACAACA GGCGACTTGCTTGAATCTGTCCAAGAAGAGCTGTCATTTTCCTTGGGGATGAGTCTTGACCAGTTTGAGAAAGAGCTACAGAGCAAGACACCAGCAAAGCAG CTGTTGAGTCAGGTTGGTGCCAACAGGAACAGTGAGCCATTTGAGAGACCAACCCgactgaccttgaactttgaccggCAGACAAGCACAGAAGTTGGATTACACATCGAAGACATAGAGGGCGATGCAGAGGCTGGTGAGGATACAGGGAACATCATCTACCCCGCCCCCTCCCAGGACCTCATCATCACTCCTGACAG TCCCTTCCTGGTAAAGGAGTACTTCCCCATGAGCATGAAGAAGAAGAGACTTGGTGGAGAGACCCCGAGGAAGGAGCCAGAAGACACTGGAGCTGACACGGGGGAATCCCAGGAGGAAGGTGACGGTACCAAACCTCTCTCCAAACACAAACTAGCCAGAC attcagGCTCAAATGATCCAGATAGCCTAGAGGAGGATGGAGAAGGGGAtgatgaggaagaagaagaggaggaggatggTGGTGGTGATAGTCTGGAGAACTCTGAGGCTGAGGAGGACAGAATCAGCAGATCCCTCACACCATCAAGCTCCTCAGAGAAGCCTGACTCAGAGACTAGTCCACAAACGCCAGAGAAAGAGAGGTTCCTCAAACATAACTATGAGAACATGGATGTGTCTGCTGCATTGGGGAGTGAGATCTTCGGAAGGAGTTTGGATGAGCTGAAGCCACCAGCAGTAGCCGAGGCTGATCATTTCCTTAATCCTAGACTGAGTATTTCTGCCCGTTTCCTGTCACGGTCCCAACAAGGCACGAGCCTGAAAAG ATTCCTTCCCATGGCTTCTGTCACTGAGAGTGGTAAGGACCTTAATCCGGTGGCCATGACAAGCACAGCAAACGATGAGAACCTGcagaaaaagaaggaagaaaTGGCCATGGCTGTCGATCAAACCAGGAAGAGACTGGAAGCT ATGGGTTACAAGCTGGAACGAGCTTCCTCAACAGACAGCATTAATTCTGAACCAACCCGCGACCTGGCATTCCCAGTGAAGGACAGCCAGTCCAAACCAGTTGCGCTTGAGAGCCGCTCCCACAGTGAGAGCTCAGGATCTGTGTCCACCAGTAGGAGTACCACACCATCCAGCACAGCTTCTGGTGCCGGCACAG CATCCAAAGCTAGCAGTGGAGTAGATGTTCCCCTGGACATCCCTGAGAAATTACCCAGCTCTCCTCCTTCCCCTCCAACTCCGTCTGCAGACAAGGAGAACCAGGCCTTTCCAGACACCAAGGGCGGGGCCAAGTCTGTTGCTAAGGCAACCGCTCAGAAGCCAGTAACCAAGAGTATGTCCATGTCAGACCTGTCACAAAAAA GTAAAAGTGACAACAAAGTGGAAGCATGTAATTCACCAGGCCCCCACAGCATGACCTTGCGTGCTAGGGTGAGCCAGTCCCAACCTGGATCACCCTCCAAGCCTCGTACCCTTCCCCTTCCCCCAGCCAAATCTGAACCAAACCTGGCAGATCCCAAAGACACTAAAAAGCCCACAAAAGAGAGGCGGAGATCTTCTCTCACAAAAGACAAGGCCAGTAGAAGGTCCTCTGGGTCGGCAATAGCAGCTAAAGCTCGAGGAAGGTCCAGAAAATCAGAGCCACTGTCTCCAGCCGTCTCACATCCCAACCTGGCCACAGAACAGGGAACAGATAAAGTGACCAAACCTGTGCGAGGCAGTGCTGTCAGGAGAAACTCTGTGGGTAGTTGTGTGAGCAGAAAAACAAGTGAGAAGGCAGAGTCAGCCAAAGCCCCTAGTGTGAATGTTGTTCCTCCAAGTCCCACACGAAAATCATCAGATGTGGAAGCTGTCAGTAGTGACCCTGCTGAAGCTGACAGGCGTGCCATGCCTCCTCCGCCTGCTGGATTTGTGTCTGCAAGCAGAGCCAAAACAGAAGTAAAAAAGCCACAGCATGCTGAACCAAAGATCAAATCCAAATCTGACCCCAGACAGAAGTCGTCTTTGAAGGAAAAAGCAGCAAAGAGGAAAGTTGTGAATGGTGCAGTGTCTCCACCTGTCAACAAGATGGCAACTCAGCCAAAGCCTAAGCAGTCAGAGCTGGTGGCTGTGACACCTCCAGGGTCGTTACAAAGAACTCCTGTTGAAACATTGCAGCCAGTCTCCTCTGATCAAGGACCAACTCTAGCAGTATCATCAGACATAGACGAGATCCCAGAAAGGGATACCAGCCAACCTCATACCTCTCATTCTGACAGTGAAATCTTAGAAGCCTATGATGTCCGTGCCTCTGAGGGCCCAGAGTGGCTAGATGCATGGAAAAAGTGTAAGAAAACAGACACTCCAACACAGTCCCTGGCTCTGGATACACAGCCTCCTGTGGTTGCCAGTTGCATTACTCTGACCAGCCCATCCAGGACGGTGAAGCCCAGCCCCCCCATGCCACTGGACATCACAGACATCATTCAAATCAACCTGCCCCCGGCTGGCAGGGAGCAGGATGGACCTGCGGCAGTGCAGGGGGATGGCACCACTGAACAGGGAGATGAAGGACATGGAGATGGCAAAGATGTGCGTGTACAGGTGACCCAGGAGCTGCAGGCCAGACAGAAAGAACCCATTGTTGGGCTAACTAACACAGCACAACAGACAAAAGTTCAGGAACATGCATTCCTCCCTGTTAAACAGTCTGCTAAAGCTTCTGCAGAGGTTCCACAGCATGGAGTGATGGAGCAGACAGAACAGCCAGAGAAAG ATTCTCCTGTCTCCTTGGAGGTGTGTTCCCAAGTTGTGGAGGATCTCCGCAGAACATTCCAAAAAGCAGCTAGTCTTCATGCTAGG gCTCTGCATAGTGAGGTCCAACACAAAGATGAGGTCCTGTCCATGCTGTCAGCCACCTTCTCCTCCATACAGAACCAAGTTACTGCAATGAACAAACAGAGTGCTTCCACAAGTAGCCACTCTTTCTCACCAGCATCTGTCCAGTCCCTGTCTCAGAGTATTTCAAGGACCCGTCAAGGCTCTGCCTCGAATGTGTTGGAGGAAGATGATACAGACACATCCTGTGCTCTGTCTCTCCTGGAGAGATACTCAGAAATGATGGTCAGCATGGTGCAGCAGAAGCTGACCCACAATGGTGTACAGCTTTCACAGCATACAAACAAACCCAGTGGAACCTGA